One Solanum pennellii chromosome 9, SPENNV200 DNA segment encodes these proteins:
- the LOC107030533 gene encoding oil body-associated protein 1A-like, which produces MEGINISTHPDVPGEPTQTGTSILETATATIQGFGPINKIHQHLCAFHFYGHDMTRQVEAHHFCGHQNEEFRQCLIYDRPDADGRLIGLEYIVSEELFLTLPDDEKKFWHSHLYEVKSGVLFMPGVPGPIQRQDHETTVKTYGKVIHFWQVDRGDTLPLGIPQVMMALTRDGQLDQNLVQDVEKRFGVSFDEEREKRAYMEGPSHGVHPLANAGGKGIRTVLREVDCKPIESVPRVFV; this is translated from the exons atggaagGAATAAATATATCGACTCATCCAGATGTTCCAGGTGAACCTACGCAGACAGGAACATCAATTCTTGAGACTGCAACAGCTACTATTCAAGGATTTGGTCCTATCAACAAAATTCATCAACATCTTTGCGC GTTCCATTTCTATGGACACGACATGACACGGCAGGTGGAGGCGCACCACTTCTGTGGACACCAAAATGAAGAGTTCAGGCAGTGTCTCATCTACGACAGGCCTGATGCGGATGGTCGTCTAATCGGGCTCGAGTACATTGTATCGGAGGAGCTGTTCTTGACATTGCCAGACGATGAAAAGAAATTCTGGCATTCCCATTTGTACGAGGTGAAAAGTGGTGTCCTGTTCATGCCCGGTGTTCCAGGCCCGATTCAACGACAAGATCATGAAACAACGGTGAAAACTTATGGCAAAGTGATACATTTCTGGCAGGTTGATAGAGGTGATACACTTCCTTTGGGAATTCCTCAAGTTATGATGGCGCTTACTAGAGATGGTCAACTCGATCAGAACCTTGTTCAAG ATGTGGAGAAGCGTTTTGGTGTGTCATTTGATGAAGAAAGGGAGAAGAGGGCCTATATGGAAGGTCCTTCCCATGGGGTTCACCCACTTGCTAATGCTGGAGGCAAAGGCATTCGCACTGTTCTTAGAGAAGTTGATTGTAAACCTATCGAATCTGTGCCTAGAGTTTTTGTTTAA
- the LOC107030532 gene encoding voltage-gated hydrogen channel 1 produces MNTQEIQQSNPTQIQSVEISIQNLIKNWDKKQRWNFFIMNNPSQQQTKQQWRTNLTKFLESTPLRIFTIVLLIIDLVFTSLELSSSLISCPQNRNAINQETKEVWYHWAGIGILGLLFLKNVGLILGLGCAFFRRPGYLLDGIVVMVALFLEAYLEKNGGGLLVVVSLWRVVRVVESAFELSDEAMEAQIEEIVCQFEELKEENKRLMDSVVEKDKQIELLQQELDQYKKSTY; encoded by the exons atgaacactCAAGAAATTCAACAATCAAATCCTACACAAATCCAAAGTGTTGAAATATCAATTCAAAATCTCATAAAAAATTGGGACAAAAAGCAAAGATGGAATTTCTTTATCATGAATAATCCTTCacaacaacaaacaaaacaacaatgGAGAACAAATTTAACAAAGTTTTTAGAATCCACACCTCTTAGAATTTTCACCATTGTGTTACTCATAATCGATCTTGTTTTCACAAGTCTTGAGCTCTCTTCATCTTTGATATCCTGCCCCCAAAATCGGAACGCGATAAATCAAGAAACGAAAGAGGTTTGGTACCATTGGGCAG GTATAGGGATCTTGGGAttgttatttttgaagaatgtaGGCCTTATTTTAGGTCTAGGGTGCGCGTTTTTTCGAAGACCAGGGTACTTGTTAGATGGCATAGTGGTTATGGTGGCATTATTTTTggaagcatatttggaaaaaaatggagGAGGATTACTTGTTGTTGTTAGCTTATGGAGAGttgttagagttgttgaaagtgCTTTTGAGTTAAGTGATGAAGCAATGGAAGCACAAATTGAAGAAATTGTTTGCCAATTTGAAgaattgaaagaagaaaataaaagattgaTGGATAGTGTTGTTGAGAAAGATAAACAAATTGAATTACTTCAACAAGAATTGGATCAATACAAAAAATCAACTTACTAG